A region from the Silene latifolia isolate original U9 population chromosome 7, ASM4854445v1, whole genome shotgun sequence genome encodes:
- the LOC141590635 gene encoding uncharacterized protein LOC141590635, giving the protein MSGFESEVLKVGQCFMFAIIDRLNNYVNYIKKCEENLTSLLDNLENLRAEKYDIENMVLSGKENAEKLTDKAALWLARVKDLVNDELMKTLMIKDIRIAKVMLRLMKNDLKKLVEDSSEMRDVVVKVMKNITKGKKKVDNREVDEKEIQVGQVLEKLMEETMEEFKKLMQNDEKMAIAAMHLLENHKEKLSKLTEKDKEVADIIAKARKTSHDAELLSDNHNDENVMKNNVLMNEKTLKENVKNILKPVGDLILSEALLKTLPENVRLGLEAMGVVVENRSGLRAELIDSDNAANYRNSCCCCVISYNFFSDRYDMSVAAEAMRVVIEKIIGNKPGSQDVTRPTRRGEMEGIPTNSVGLQSRNDLLGKIIKALASNDVHALGVFGMGGSGKTTLAKEVVNSKANGTFETTVMVEVSESPNIEWIQDQIADGLGLILHGVHGIPQKAIRIYNRLKPGDTEGEKDGNDSYNRLNSVEKSNAGKNDNNSKKILIVLDNIWNKIDVAEIGIPREHCKILLTSREKSVCTAMNVLEPNIFEVGLLNEDEAKDLFKFQVQREVHIGEYKSIVDRLLEKCRGLSLSIVATANSLKGKELPLWRQFVEELEKPISCQISGVHYETFSILRTSYEVMASEVKKKFFLLACLSPVGTSISIDNLMRYGIGLDLFQHVNKLSEAIDLARTWAKELVSSSMLLKGDSDEYVKIHDVVRESTMSFASRSGTGHMFLVDAVPRWICEETFNKYTGISLLAQANFAPLSGVKADLLQILLLKGNENHSSFLESNFFQGMTNLKVLEVLFMNFEKGLPESIGRLKVLKTLHLVECKLGDIKLIGELGSLLVLSLRGSSLEGLPDEIGKLYKLRLLDMSKCQCKEPRISANVIARLPLLEGLYLVDSSFTEWAITEGTSNDPGVCNGADIQDLTKLDFLNVLEIHMRGVIYLPICDQFVKNLDKFQIIVGQEGFKLPPSQRALIVSEVDVSQELEKDNCLKALLKKADFLALKSTIVKNIVPELDKEGYRDLSCLKLSNIDSISRICEGKAPTELFYNLCHLEVSKLENLEELFPVNPLPHKLIALQISDCNSLIYIFSGDDEVNKESDIIELPCLKTLVLDEVSNLISVVKQSNNDDRGHPSFFNSKVTLTSLEELSLKNNKRIVKLWDKDSNLQSFQNLKVLEIRDCEEMETIGPPSMFLSLVQLESLTIEHCKKMEQVISNGSETQEIPKESIMFPNLKRLEMWSMNNLECFYGGSYKMAFPRLETLIEFPCLKQLYLKVSDEVMLLWELQEGEGQGISSNPLPNIRELDVGKIKLPSINFQSLSLLGVRPLVGDAKFILSSSENEGCVGTYSQFPKLEELRIPGCPNSVQQFIEDDGSAAILKFCGQLRGLILHSALNMEVTSLHPFKCLRQLSIKDLTWEYLFSANGGFEQLQSLEELRIYECPNLEVIIRGGDKDNTVVFPRLKELYLSNLESMSKLCSISDIPFHLPSLEFLHIESCNKLESLFCGDSNQVVELPVLEYMPIIACYAMTSFSTRPLKAPKLRGLKVSDCPKMEWFLLGNSNCNPDLELPSLETVIIKKCPNMKSFSPADLRAPRLRELYVAECDEWELLFGGEPNQVVELPSLEKVDIGECHVMKYFSTRPLKAPKLRELTVRDCPKMVWFLLGNSNCNADLEMPSLENVSIKKCPNMKSFSPAVLRAPKLQLVKVDGKPYPIAEIEDFNHALQSANGGE; this is encoded by the exons ATGTCGGGTTTCGAATCTGAAGTTTTAAAAGTTGGGCAATGTTTCATGTTTGCGATCATTGATAGGTTGAATAATTACGTGAATTATATCAAAAAGTGTGAGGAGAACCTCACTTCGCTTCTTGATAATCTTGAGAATTTACGAGCGGAGAAATATGATATTGAAAACATGGTGCTGAGTGGGAAGGAAAATGCGGAAAAACTCACTGATAAAGCAGCACTTTGGCTTGCACGTGTGAAGGATTTGGtcaatgatgaattaatgaagaCGCTAATGATTAAGGATATAAGGATAGCAAAAGTTATGTTGAGATTGATGAAGAATGATCTCAAGAAGTTGGTCGAAGACAGCAGTGAGATGCGTGATGTGGTGGTGAAAGTGATGAAAAATATTACAAAAGGGAAGAAGAAGGTTGATAATAGGGAAGTGGATGAGAAGGAGATACAGGTTGGTCAAGTGTTGGAGAAGCTTATGGAGGAAACTATGGAAGAGTTCAAGAAGCTTATGCAGAATGATGAGAAAATGGCTATTGCTGCAATGCATTTATTGGAGAATCATAAGGAGAAATTGTCGAAGCTCACAGAAAAGGATAAGGAGGTGGCAGATATTATTGCGAAGGCCAGGAAGACGAGCCATGATGCAGAATTGCTAAGTGATAATCACAATGATGAAAATGTAATGAAGAATAATGTCCTTATGAATGAGAAAACCTTGAAGGAAAATGTTAAAAATATCTTGAAACCCGTGGGGGATTTAATTTTGAGCGAGGCGCTGTTGAAAACATTGCCCGAGAATGTAAGATTAGGGTTGGAAGCGATGGGCGTTGTTGTTGAGAATAGGAGTGGGCTGAGGGCGGAGTTGATTGATTCTGATAATGCAGCTAACTACAGAaactcttgttgttgttgtgtaaTTTCCTACAATTTTTTCTCTGATCGTTATGATATGAGTGTAGCTGCCGAGGCTATGCGTGTCGTAATTGAAAAAATTATTGGAAACAAACCTGGAAGTCAAGATGTGACTCGGCCTACAAGAAGAGGAGAAATGGAAGGCATCCCCACTAATTCTGTAGGCCTGCAATCTAGAAATGATCTTCTTGGGAAAATAATAAAAGCACTCGCATCTAACGATGTTCACGCTCTTGGTGTCTTTGGAATGGGAGGCTCAG GGAAAACAACGTTAGCCAAAGAAGTTGTTAATAGCAAAGCAAATGGCACATTCGAAACAACAGTAATGGTTGAAGTATCAGAATCTCCAAATATAGAATGGATTCAAGATCAGATTGCAGATGGACTTGGTCTAATTTTGCATGGTGTACATGGTATACCTCAAAAGGCAATCCGCATATATAATAGATTGAAACCAGGAGACACGGAAGGGGAAAAAGATGGTAATGACTCGTATAATAGATTGAATTCAGTAGAGAAATCAAATGCGGGGAAAAATGATAATAACTCTAAAAAGATACTCATCGTCTTGGACAACATTTGGAATAAAATTGATGTGGCGGAAATTGGAATACCACGTGAACATTGTAAGATTTTACTGACGAGTCGGGAGAAGAGTGTTTGTACAGCAATGAATGTACTGGAACCCAACATATTTGAGGTGGGCTTGTTGAATGAGGATGAAGCAAAGGATCTCTTCAAGTTTCAGGTTCAAAGGGAGGTCCACATTGGGGAATATAAATCTATTGTTGATAGACTATTGGAAAAGTGTAGAGGTTTATCTCTTTCTATTGTTGCAACAGCTAATTCCTTAAAGGGTAAAGAATTGCCATTGTGGCGACAATTTGTAGAGGAACTGGAGAAACCCATTTCATGTCAAATTAGTGGTGTGCACTATGAGACGTTCTCAATTCTTAGAACAAGCTATGAGGTCATGGCAAGTGAAGTGAAAAAGAAATTCTTTTTGCTAGCTTGTTTATCTCCTGTTGGTACAAGTATATCCATAGACAACTTAATGAGGTATGGTATAGGATTGGATCTATTTCAACATGTGAATAAACTTTCAGAAGCCATAGACTTAGCACGTACTTGGGCAAAAGAGCTTGTGTCATCTTCAATGCTCCTAAAAGGTGATTCCGACGAGTATGTAAAGATCCACGATGTTGTCCGGGAATCTACTATGTCTTTTGCATCAAGATCTGGTACAG GACATATGTTTTTGGTGGACGCTGTTCCCAGATGGATCTGCGAAGAGACTTTCAATAAGTACACTGGCATATCACTTTTGGCTCAAGCTAATTTCGCTCCTCTAAGTGGTGTGAAGGCTGATTTGCTTCAAATTTTGCTATTGAAAGGCAATGAAAACCACAGTTCATTTCTTGAGTCTAATTTTTTCCAAGGAATGACAAATTTGAAGGTCTTAGAAGTGTTATTCATGAATTTTGAGAAAGGGCTGCCAGAATCGATAGGCAGACTGAAAGTTCTCAAAACATTGCATTTAGTGGAATGCAAATTAGGAGATATTAAGTTGATTGGTGAGTTGGGAAGTCTACTAGTTCTTAGTTTACGTGGATCGTCTCTAGAGGGATTACCTGATGAAATTGGGAAGTTGTACAAACTTCGGTTGCTGGATATGAGTAAGTGCCAGTGTAAAGAGCCAAGAATTTCAGCTAATGTGATAGCTAGGCTTCCTCTTCTAGAAGGGCTCTACTTGGTCGATAGCAGCTTTACGGAATGGGCTATCACGGAAGGTACATCTAATGACCCGGGAGTATGTAATGGAGCAGACATCCAGGATCTTACGAAGTTGGACTTTTTGAATGTGCTTGAGATACACATGCGAGGAGTAATATACTTACCCATTTGTGACCAATTTGTGAAAAACCTGGACAAATTCCAAATAATTGTGGGGCAAGAAGGTTTTAAACTCCCGCCTTCTCAACGTGCTCTTATTGTTTCAGAAGTTGATGTTAGTCAGGAATTGGAAAAGGACAATTGTCTAAAGGCGTTGCTAAAGAAAGCTGATTTCTTGGCTTTAAAGAGCACAATAGTCAAGAATATTGTTCCGGAGTTGGACAAAGAAGGATATAGAGACTTGAGCTGtctcaaactgtctaatattgataGCATAAGCAGGATATGTGAAGGGAAAGCTCCAACAGAATTGTTCTATAATCTATGTCACCTTGAAGTTTCAAAGTTGGAGAATTTAGAAGAATTGTTTCCCGTTAATCCCCTTCCACATAAATTGATCGCGTTACAAATTTCAGATTGCAACTCTTTGATCTACATTTTCAGTGGGGATGATGAGGTAAACAAGGAATCAGATATCATCGAGTTGCCTTGTTTAAAAACGCTGGTATTAGATGAAGTTAGTAATCTCATAAGTGTGGTTAAGCAATCCAACAATGATGATAGGGGCCACCCAAGTTTCTTTAATAGTAAG GTCACATTGACATCCTTGGAAGAATTGTCGTTAAAAAATAACAAGAGGATTGTAAAGCTCTGGGATAAGGATTCCAATTTGCAAAGTTTTCAGAATTTGAAGGTTCTAGAAATCAGGGATTGTGAAGAAATGGAGACTATAGGACCGCCGTCTATGTTCCTTTCTCTTGTGCAACTTGAAAGCCTAACAATAGAACATTGCAAGAAGATGGAGCAAGTCATTAGCAATGGAAGTGAAACGCAGGAAATTCCTAAAGAAAGTATCATGTTTCCCAATTTGAAGCGCCTTGAGATGTGGAGTATGAATAATTTAGAGTGCTTCTATGGTGGAAGTTATAAAATGGCATTTCCTCGTTTAGAAACGCTG ATTGAATTCCCCTGTTTGAAACAGCTATACTTGAAGGTGAGCGATGAAGTGATGTTGTTATGGGAGTTGCAGGAGGGAGAAGGTCAAGGAATCTCATCTAACCCACTTCCTAATATAAGGGAACTCGATGTTGGGAAAATCAAGTTGCCATCGATCAACTTTCAGAGTTTGTCTCTGCTCGGAGTACGACCCCTAGTAGGCGATGCTAAATTCATATTATCATCATCTGAAAATGAAGGATGCGTAGGAACATATTCCCAGTTTCCAAAATTGGAAGAACTAAGGATTCCAGGATGTCCAAATTCTGTACAGCAATTTATTGAGGATGATGGCTCTGCTGCTATCTTGAAATTTTGTGGACAGTTGAGGGGTTTGATACTTCATTCTGCACTGAACATGGAGGTCACATCTTTACATCCATTCAAGTGTCTTCGCCAACTTTCTATAAAAGACTTGACATGGGAATATTTATTCTCAGCCAATGGGGGCTTTGAGCAATTACAGTCGCTTGAAGAGCTTAGGATTTATGAATGTCCAAACTTAGAGGTGATAATCCGAGGAGGTGACAAAGATAACACTGTTGTTTTTCCTCGGCTTAAGGAATTATACTTGTCGAATTTGGAGAGTATGAGCAAGTTGTGTTCCATTTCGGACATCCCATTTCACCTCCCATCACTTGAATTCCTCCACATAGAATCGTGTAACAAATTGGAGTCACTTTTTTGCGGAGATTCAAATCAAGTTGTAGAATTGCCGGTTTTGGAATACATGCCAATTATTGCCTGTTATGCTATGACATCTTTCTCAACCAGGCCTCTAAAAGCACCCAAATTAAGAGGACTAAAGGTATCTGACTGCCCCAAAATGGAGTGGTTTTTATTAGGAAACTCAAATTGCAATCCAGACCTGGAACTCCCTTCTCTGGAGACCGTGATTATCAAGAAATGCCCCAACATGAAGTCATTCTCGCCTGCAGATCTAAGGGCTCCGAGATTAAGAGAACTATATGTAGCAGAATGCGACGAATGGGAGTTACTTTTCGGCGGTGAACCAAATCAAGTCGTTGAATTGCCATCTTTGGAAAAAGTTGACATTGGTGAATGTCATGTGATGAAGTATTTCTCAACCAGACCTCTAAAAGCACCTAAATTAAGAGAACTAACCGTACGTGACTGCCCCAAAATGGTGTGGTTTTTATTGGGAAACTCAAATTGCAATGCAGACCTGGAAATGCCTTCTCTGGAGAACGTCAGTATCAAAAAATGCCCCAACATGAAATCATTCTCGCCTGCAGTTCTAAGGGCTCCCAAATTACAACTCGTGAAAGTCGATGGCAAGCCCTATCCAATTGCCGAGATTGAAGACTTTAATCACGCCCTGCAATCTGCAAACGGTGGTGAGTAA